A single genomic interval of Candidatus Margulisiibacteriota bacterium harbors:
- a CDS encoding glutamine synthetase type III has product MNVVVLYNVRRFCVIVFYYKKGEINMVMASSIFGELTFSKGVMKAKLNKSSFEKLLASIENGDQLDEAIAADVAHAMKEWAMDNGATHFTHWFQPRRGGTAEKHDAFISYGDDGEMIERFSAKQLIQSEPDASSFPSGGMRSTFEARGYTAWDPTSPAFLIEAEDTRTLVIPSVFLSWTGDVLDIKTPMLRSMRALNDSAIKLQKLLGNRVAKRIKVYAGPEQEYFLISKDLYETRPDIQVCNRTLFGAAPAKGQQMEDHYFGYINGKVIRFMEELDIELYRRGIPAKTRHNEVAPNQFEIAPLYEEANLSIDHNLQLMDIMKTVGDRHDMVAILSEKPFAGVNGSGKHLNWSLGDNSGSNYLEPSRSPLKNISFLMTLGAIFLGVDKFGGILRASVADAGNDHRLGANEAPPAIMSVYLGEYLDGLLNEIEGISKLTEQKMAHINLGIQNLPKVAKDTSDRNRTSPIAFTGNKFEFRAVGSSHNCAEAATIFNLMVAYGYEVMTDKLLLMKGDVKENAIMVLKDVLKKTKHVRFEGNNYSDEWQKEAAKRGLPNEKNTPAALAHYLKPEAIKLYEKYNILSERELHSKVEIKLENYIKIKEIEFKTAINIANTLVLPAIAKHISVIGKAAAATLSAGIKSPALLGDLEKSDKLYADVKTGIAGLEKSLNSCEAESDIFKRANLFATKGVESLETLRTAVDSSELIVADEFWPMAKYQELLNSL; this is encoded by the coding sequence ATGAATGTTGTGGTCTTATATAATGTAAGACGTTTTTGTGTGATAGTTTTTTATTACAAGAAGGGAGAAATTAATATGGTAATGGCTTCTAGTATTTTTGGAGAATTAACGTTTAGTAAAGGGGTAATGAAAGCGAAGCTCAATAAGTCTTCATTTGAAAAACTTTTAGCTTCTATTGAAAATGGGGACCAGCTTGATGAAGCGATAGCAGCTGATGTCGCTCATGCGATGAAAGAATGGGCGATGGATAATGGGGCAACTCACTTCACTCATTGGTTTCAGCCAAGAAGAGGCGGTACTGCTGAGAAACATGATGCTTTTATCAGTTATGGCGATGATGGAGAGATGATCGAAAGATTTTCTGCAAAGCAGCTGATTCAATCTGAACCGGATGCATCTTCCTTTCCTTCTGGCGGGATGAGATCTACTTTCGAAGCACGAGGTTATACTGCGTGGGATCCTACTTCTCCGGCATTTTTAATTGAAGCAGAAGATACCAGAACGCTTGTTATCCCTTCTGTTTTTCTATCCTGGACTGGGGATGTTCTCGATATTAAGACCCCGATGCTCCGTTCAATGAGAGCACTTAATGATTCTGCAATAAAATTACAAAAATTATTAGGCAACAGAGTCGCAAAGAGAATCAAGGTATATGCCGGACCTGAACAAGAATACTTTTTAATATCAAAAGATCTTTATGAAACAAGACCTGATATCCAAGTGTGTAACAGAACTCTGTTTGGTGCAGCTCCTGCAAAAGGCCAGCAAATGGAAGATCATTATTTCGGATACATTAATGGGAAAGTAATCAGATTCATGGAAGAACTGGATATCGAGTTATATAGGAGAGGGATTCCAGCAAAAACCAGACATAACGAAGTTGCTCCTAACCAATTCGAAATAGCTCCTCTTTATGAAGAAGCTAACTTGTCAATTGATCATAACTTGCAACTTATGGACATCATGAAAACTGTTGGCGACAGGCATGATATGGTTGCAATCCTTTCTGAAAAACCTTTTGCCGGCGTAAACGGATCAGGAAAGCATCTTAACTGGTCGCTTGGCGATAACTCAGGTTCCAATTACCTGGAGCCATCACGTTCGCCATTAAAAAATATTAGCTTTTTGATGACACTAGGCGCTATATTCCTTGGTGTTGATAAGTTCGGCGGAATATTGAGAGCTTCCGTTGCAGATGCTGGAAATGATCATCGATTAGGTGCAAACGAAGCTCCTCCTGCAATAATGTCGGTTTATCTTGGCGAATATCTTGATGGCCTATTAAACGAGATCGAAGGTATTAGCAAGCTAACAGAACAAAAAATGGCTCATATTAATCTTGGTATCCAGAACCTTCCTAAAGTTGCTAAAGATACTTCAGATCGTAATAGAACATCTCCAATTGCTTTTACCGGAAACAAGTTTGAATTCAGAGCTGTGGGCTCTTCACATAACTGTGCTGAAGCTGCAACGATATTTAATCTGATGGTAGCCTATGGATATGAGGTAATGACTGATAAGCTTCTGCTAATGAAAGGTGATGTCAAAGAAAATGCCATTATGGTATTAAAAGATGTTTTAAAGAAAACGAAGCATGTTCGTTTCGAAGGTAATAACTACTCTGATGAGTGGCAAAAAGAAGCTGCAAAAAGAGGCCTTCCAAATGAGAAGAATACACCTGCAGCTCTTGCGCATTATCTCAAACCGGAAGCAATTAAATTATATGAGAAATATAATATTCTTTCAGAGCGGGAACTCCATTCTAAAGTTGAAATCAAGCTTGAGAACTATATTAAGATCAAAGAGATTGAATTCAAGACAGCTATTAATATCGCAAATACACTTGTGTTGCCTGCGATAGCCAAGCACATTTCTGTTATCGGTAAAGCAGCTGCAGCTACGCTTTCTGCCGGTATTAAATCTCCTGCTCTCTTGGGCGACCTTGAGAAATCTGATAAGCTTTATGCCGATGTTAAGACCGGAATCGCCGGATTAGAGAAATCTCTTAATTCCTGTGAAGCGGAATCTGACATTTTTAAACGTGCTAATTTGTTTGCTACAAAGGGTGTTGAATCGCTTGAAACCTTAAGAACGGCAGTAGATTCATCTGAGTTGATTGTAGCTGATGAATTCTGGCCGATGGCAAAATATCAGGAGTTATTAAATAGCCTATAG
- a CDS encoding DNA-binding response regulator, translated as MKIKILMVDDHKIMREGLRALLEKESEMEVISEAENGRSAVDLAAKLKPNLVIMDASMADLNGIEATRQIIANSPAIKVLGLSMYSDRRFVTGMLSAGASGYILKDCAFEELITAIHTVFANQIYLSPGITTIVIKDYVGRLSAPEDPESPVLTTREREVLQLLAEGKTTKQIATLLYVSTKTIETYRQQIMKKLNIHSVAELTKYAIREGLTSL; from the coding sequence ATGAAGATAAAGATCCTTATGGTTGATGATCATAAGATAATGAGAGAAGGTCTTCGTGCGCTGCTCGAAAAAGAGTCGGAAATGGAAGTCATCTCCGAGGCAGAAAATGGCAGAAGTGCTGTTGATCTGGCAGCTAAACTGAAACCTAACCTCGTAATTATGGACGCTTCCATGGCTGATTTGAATGGAATAGAGGCTACTAGGCAAATTATCGCTAATTCTCCGGCTATTAAAGTGCTCGGGCTTTCTATGTATTCTGATAGAAGGTTCGTTACCGGGATGTTAAGCGCCGGGGCATCTGGTTATATCCTCAAAGATTGTGCATTTGAAGAATTGATAACTGCTATCCATACTGTTTTTGCAAACCAGATATATCTTAGCCCGGGAATCACGACTATTGTTATCAAAGATTATGTCGGTCGACTGTCCGCGCCGGAAGATCCCGAGTCACCGGTCCTGACAACTCGAGAGCGAGAAGTGCTCCAGCTTTTAGCTGAAGGAAAAACTACAAAACAAATTGCGACGCTTCTTTACGTGAGTACGAAAACCATAGAGACTTACCGGCAGCAGATCATGAAAAAATTAAACATCCATAGTGTCGCGGAACTGACCAAATACGCGATACGTGAAGGATTGACTTCATTGTAG
- a CDS encoding mannose-6-phosphate isomerase yields MRIAMLSPVAWRTPPHHYGPWESFVSLLTEGLVARGIDVTLFATADSITKANLRAACPIGYEEDKGLIPKVWECLHISELIEHAEEFDLIHNNFDFLPLTYSSLISTPMVTTIHGFSSQGIIPVYEKYDGKSNYISISHADRSPRLHYLANIYHGIDIKQFTFNEIPQDYLLFFGRMHRDKGAREAIEIAKKSGRKLIMAGIIQDAEYYEQEIKPLIDGENVIFIGSADPQKRDELLGGALALLHPINFNEPFGLSVIESMACGTPVIAFNRGSMPELITHGKNGFLVSSIEEAVIAVQESPTISRIYCRDFAKKYFNADRMVDDYIKAYEQILVTSKREDHRPWGFYKVLHDAVDAKIKQITVYPKMRLSLQSHQKRSEHWFVVSGEGTVTINDRKIKLKAGDNVDIRRGDVHRIENSGPANLVFTEVQVGEYFGEDDIRRFEDDYGRAA; encoded by the coding sequence ATGAGGATTGCCATGTTATCTCCGGTTGCCTGGAGAACTCCCCCACATCATTATGGCCCTTGGGAAAGTTTTGTATCTCTACTGACTGAAGGATTAGTTGCTAGAGGCATCGACGTAACTCTTTTTGCAACTGCTGATTCGATTACCAAAGCAAACCTTCGGGCAGCTTGTCCTATCGGTTACGAGGAAGATAAGGGTTTAATCCCGAAGGTTTGGGAATGCTTACATATATCTGAGCTTATAGAACACGCTGAAGAGTTTGATCTTATTCATAATAATTTCGATTTTTTACCACTAACTTATAGCAGTCTTATATCTACTCCAATGGTTACTACGATTCATGGGTTTTCATCTCAAGGAATTATACCGGTCTACGAAAAATATGATGGTAAGTCTAATTACATTTCAATAAGTCACGCAGATCGCTCACCTCGGTTACATTATCTTGCAAATATTTATCACGGAATAGATATAAAACAGTTTACTTTTAATGAAATACCTCAGGATTATCTTTTGTTTTTTGGGCGGATGCATAGAGATAAAGGTGCCCGCGAGGCCATCGAGATTGCAAAAAAAAGTGGTCGAAAATTGATAATGGCAGGTATAATTCAAGATGCTGAATATTACGAGCAGGAAATAAAGCCTTTGATTGACGGAGAAAATGTTATATTTATCGGAAGTGCTGATCCTCAAAAACGAGATGAATTATTAGGGGGAGCACTAGCACTTCTCCATCCTATCAACTTTAATGAACCGTTCGGACTTTCTGTTATTGAATCTATGGCGTGTGGTACGCCTGTCATCGCTTTTAATCGTGGTAGTATGCCTGAACTTATTACTCATGGAAAGAATGGTTTTCTTGTATCCAGTATTGAAGAAGCAGTTATTGCTGTACAAGAATCTCCCACTATCAGCAGGATATATTGTCGCGATTTTGCAAAAAAATATTTCAATGCAGATCGAATGGTGGATGACTATATTAAGGCATATGAACAGATACTGGTTACAAGCAAAAGGGAAGATCACCGGCCCTGGGGATTTTATAAGGTCCTGCACGATGCGGTTGATGCCAAGATTAAGCAGATCACTGTTTATCCTAAGATGCGTCTTAGTCTGCAAAGTCATCAGAAACGGTCCGAACATTGGTTTGTAGTATCCGGTGAAGGAACTGTTACCATAAACGATCGGAAAATAAAGCTGAAAGCTGGAGATAATGTGGATATTCGAAGAGGAGATGTTCATAGAATTGAGAATAGTGGTCCGGCTAATCTGGTGTTTACGGAAGTTCAGGTGGGTGAATATTTTGGCGAGGACGATATCCGTCGATTTGAAGATGATTATGGTAGGGCTGCGTAA
- a CDS encoding glycosidase encodes MSNSIVIRYDKNPILTKKDVPYSVHTVHNAGVTKFEGRYIMLFRSHLRTGRSIIGIAESENGYDFQVRPEPFIVPEKTGMFAIYEEYGVEDCRISNIEGEYLLTYSAYSRYGVRIGLACTRDFQKIERVSLISQPDMRNAVIFPQKFDGKYARLDRPHSDISPWAIWVSYSPDLVYWGDSKIVMKPVTYHWDEMKIGPGATPFLTDRGWLHIYHGVFSTMAGAVYRLGVALHDKDDPAKIIAVSDQWILQPEDTWEVTGYVPNVVFSCGAIPESDGTVKIYWGGADSVMCVGTALISDLVDLCINSSRHPI; translated from the coding sequence ATGTCCAATTCCATTGTTATTCGTTATGATAAAAATCCTATTCTTACAAAAAAAGATGTTCCTTATTCAGTTCATACTGTTCATAATGCCGGGGTAACAAAATTTGAGGGACGGTATATTATGCTGTTTCGCTCTCATTTGCGTACAGGTAGATCGATAATCGGTATTGCAGAAAGCGAAAATGGTTATGATTTTCAAGTGCGGCCTGAGCCATTTATTGTGCCGGAAAAAACAGGGATGTTTGCCATATACGAAGAGTACGGAGTTGAAGACTGCCGTATTTCCAATATTGAAGGCGAATATTTGTTGACCTATAGTGCCTATTCCCGATATGGGGTGAGGATTGGATTGGCCTGTACCAGAGATTTTCAGAAGATTGAACGGGTTTCTTTGATAAGCCAGCCAGATATGAGGAATGCTGTTATTTTTCCTCAAAAGTTTGACGGAAAATATGCCCGTCTTGATCGTCCTCATTCGGACATTTCTCCTTGGGCTATATGGGTGTCATATTCTCCTGATCTAGTTTATTGGGGAGATTCTAAAATTGTGATGAAGCCAGTCACCTACCACTGGGATGAGATGAAAATCGGTCCCGGTGCTACTCCATTCTTGACTGACAGGGGATGGCTACATATATACCATGGAGTTTTTTCCACTATGGCAGGCGCGGTATACCGGCTCGGTGTCGCACTGCATGATAAGGATGATCCGGCTAAGATAATTGCGGTTTCCGACCAATGGATACTTCAGCCGGAAGATACCTGGGAAGTAACCGGATATGTTCCAAATGTGGTTTTTAGCTGTGGTGCTATACCAGAATCCGATGGAACAGTCAAAATATACTGGGGAGGGGCAGATAGTGTTATGTGCGTTGGGACTGCCCTTATATCCGATCTGGTAGATCTGTGTATTAATAGTTCGAGACATCCTATATAA
- a CDS encoding glycosyl transferase group 1 — protein sequence MVSDRNKINRVAVIGNYLPRQCGIATFTTDLSMALLNEIKSEDDLIVVAMDDVPEGYDYPDNVKFRVRANVQSDYFWSANFLNTKQCDVAILQHEYGIFGGKNGSYILQLIKQLRMPVLTTLHTVLNKPSYDQKTIIQELAKYSHRLIVMSHKAEKMLVDIYGINKKKIAFIPHGIPDSSFENPGVYNELFGFPGRQLLLTFGLLGPNKGIEYVIKALPDIIKNHPEVIYLILGQTHPHIKQVYGDIYRDSLLQLVTDLHLEDYVRFHNQFVTIDTLLQYLQTSAIYVTPYIQKEQITSGTLAYALGVGTTVVSTPYWYAEELLSDGRGILVPFNDSMSLSRVVNDILRDKDDREKMRFLAYQYGRSMIWKEVARNYLGLASEIVEELKQSTKIHVHDWHNSKVLDNLPEINLFHLKALTDDTGVMQHALYTVPNLHHGYCVDDNARALIVVSMYYQLYKDEKIIPLIQKYLAFLYYAFNPENARFRNFMSYDRRWLELLGSEDSHARALWGLGVAVKYAPNNSIRSMAMKIFVEGLSELENFLSPRSWAFTIIGLHNYLEIYGGDNYARRMRTILAEKLFDLFHANSSPDWIWCEEKVTYANANLSHALLLSGQWIPNREMYDMGLRSLEWLLKIQTAPAGHLSIIGNKDWFKKGSEMSAFDQQPIEAKCLVEASVEAYKSTGDEKWLSEAQRCLAWFLGGNDINMRICDFETGGCCDGLKPHGVNSNQGAESSLSWLIALLKMYEVQGQSLLVSKINTVSISDDVPVTANYGGIKAQETIVI from the coding sequence ATGGTTTCTGATAGAAATAAAATTAACCGGGTAGCTGTAATCGGCAATTATTTGCCAAGGCAGTGTGGTATTGCAACCTTTACTACTGATTTAAGCATGGCATTATTAAATGAGATCAAGAGTGAAGATGATCTGATTGTCGTCGCAATGGATGATGTTCCGGAAGGATATGATTATCCTGATAATGTTAAATTCCGGGTGAGGGCTAATGTGCAATCAGATTATTTTTGGTCTGCAAACTTTTTGAATACGAAACAGTGTGATGTTGCAATATTGCAGCATGAATATGGAATATTCGGAGGTAAAAACGGTTCTTATATACTTCAACTGATTAAGCAGTTGCGCATGCCGGTGTTAACAACGTTACATACGGTTTTGAATAAACCATCATACGACCAAAAAACTATTATTCAGGAATTAGCGAAATATTCGCACAGGCTTATCGTAATGAGCCATAAAGCGGAAAAAATGCTTGTCGATATTTATGGGATCAACAAAAAAAAGATAGCTTTTATTCCTCATGGCATACCTGACTCATCTTTTGAAAATCCAGGTGTATATAATGAATTATTTGGTTTTCCCGGCCGTCAGTTACTTCTCACTTTTGGTTTGTTAGGACCGAATAAGGGGATTGAATATGTTATCAAAGCATTGCCTGATATCATTAAGAATCATCCTGAAGTTATTTATCTTATCCTTGGTCAAACGCACCCGCATATTAAGCAAGTCTATGGCGATATATACCGTGATAGTTTACTGCAATTAGTTACTGATCTGCATTTGGAGGATTATGTAAGGTTTCATAATCAGTTTGTTACAATAGATACTTTGCTGCAATATCTCCAGACATCGGCGATATATGTAACTCCATATATTCAGAAAGAACAGATAACTTCAGGGACGCTAGCGTATGCATTAGGTGTTGGAACTACTGTTGTATCAACTCCTTACTGGTATGCGGAGGAACTTCTTTCTGATGGGAGAGGAATACTCGTACCCTTTAATGATTCGATGTCTCTATCAAGGGTTGTTAATGATATTTTGAGAGATAAGGATGACCGTGAAAAAATGAGATTCCTGGCATATCAGTATGGCCGGTCAATGATCTGGAAAGAGGTTGCTCGTAATTATCTGGGATTAGCGTCTGAAATTGTCGAAGAATTGAAGCAATCAACGAAGATACACGTTCATGACTGGCATAATAGTAAGGTCCTTGATAATTTGCCGGAAATTAACCTTTTTCATCTGAAGGCACTTACTGATGATACCGGTGTTATGCAACACGCTTTGTATACTGTTCCTAACTTGCATCACGGGTATTGTGTCGATGATAATGCCAGAGCATTAATTGTTGTAAGTATGTATTACCAGCTCTATAAAGATGAAAAAATTATTCCGCTCATTCAGAAATATCTGGCATTTTTGTATTATGCATTTAATCCTGAGAACGCGCGGTTCAGGAATTTTATGTCCTATGATCGAAGGTGGTTAGAGTTGCTTGGAAGTGAAGATTCTCATGCCAGAGCTCTCTGGGGGTTGGGTGTAGCAGTGAAATATGCGCCGAATAACTCAATTAGAAGTATGGCCATGAAAATATTCGTTGAGGGCTTGTCAGAATTAGAAAATTTCTTGTCGCCTCGTTCCTGGGCATTTACAATTATTGGCTTGCATAATTATCTTGAGATTTACGGAGGGGATAATTATGCGCGACGAATGAGAACAATCCTTGCTGAAAAATTATTTGATCTTTTTCACGCTAATAGTTCGCCTGACTGGATATGGTGCGAAGAAAAAGTGACGTATGCAAATGCTAATTTGTCACATGCTCTTCTTCTGTCAGGACAATGGATCCCGAATCGTGAAATGTATGATATGGGGCTTCGTTCATTAGAATGGCTTCTCAAAATTCAAACTGCTCCGGCGGGACATCTTTCTATAATAGGGAACAAAGATTGGTTCAAAAAGGGAAGTGAAATGTCAGCCTTCGATCAACAGCCTATAGAAGCAAAATGTCTGGTTGAAGCTTCTGTTGAAGCGTACAAGTCGACAGGAGATGAAAAGTGGTTATCGGAAGCGCAACGATGCCTGGCGTGGTTCCTGGGAGGAAATGACATAAATATGCGTATTTGTGATTTCGAAACCGGAGGTTGTTGTGACGGACTGAAACCTCACGGGGTAAATTCGAATCAAGGGGCAGAATCTTCTCTATCATGGCTGATTGCACTTCTGAAAATGTATGAAGTACAAGGCCAGTCATTATTGGTGAGTAAAATAAATACTGTATCTATTTCCGACGATGTCCCGGTAACGGCTAATTATGGAGGTATCAAGGCTCAGGAGACTATTGTGATTTAA